From uncultured Roseateles sp., the proteins below share one genomic window:
- a CDS encoding NAD(P)-dependent oxidoreductase, with product MSLLFIGGWQRGNAKDEAERAQWLQVLQRAMPDEDWVEQVTPGQEAQIEVAVVANPPHGSLLNLPGLRLIQSLWAGVDKLLTDTSLPAEVPLARMVDPAMNEAMVQTALWAVLSLHRGFYEVQRQQQQALWQAPAQCRAHEWKVLVLGLGELGGRVAGTLAQLGYAVSGWSTRPVTIAGVHTGNGEAELALLLAEADTVINLLPLTDQTRGFFAAARFAAMKRGSTLVNLARGAHVVEADLLAALDGGQLSRAVLDVFSVEPLPASHPFWGHPKITVLPHTAAQTDPRSAAEVVRANLAALREDRPLAHLVARQRGY from the coding sequence ATGAGCCTGCTCTTCATTGGTGGCTGGCAGCGCGGCAATGCCAAGGACGAGGCGGAACGCGCTCAATGGCTGCAGGTCTTGCAGCGGGCGATGCCCGACGAAGACTGGGTCGAGCAGGTCACGCCCGGACAGGAAGCGCAGATCGAGGTGGCCGTGGTCGCCAACCCGCCGCACGGCAGCCTGCTGAACCTGCCCGGGCTGCGCCTGATCCAGTCGCTGTGGGCCGGCGTGGACAAGCTGTTGACCGACACGAGCCTGCCCGCCGAGGTGCCGCTGGCCCGCATGGTGGACCCGGCGATGAACGAGGCCATGGTGCAGACGGCGCTGTGGGCTGTGCTGTCGCTGCACCGGGGCTTTTACGAGGTGCAGCGCCAGCAGCAGCAGGCGCTGTGGCAGGCGCCCGCCCAATGCCGTGCCCACGAGTGGAAGGTGCTGGTGCTGGGCCTGGGCGAGCTGGGTGGCCGCGTGGCCGGCACCCTGGCGCAGCTGGGCTATGCCGTCAGCGGCTGGAGCACACGCCCGGTGACGATAGCCGGCGTGCACACCGGCAATGGCGAGGCTGAGCTGGCGCTGTTGCTGGCCGAGGCCGATACGGTGATCAATCTGCTGCCGCTGACCGATCAGACCCGAGGCTTCTTCGCGGCCGCCCGTTTTGCGGCGATGAAGCGTGGCAGCACGCTGGTGAATCTGGCGCGCGGCGCCCATGTCGTTGAGGCCGATCTGCTGGCGGCGCTGGATGGCGGCCAGCTGAGCCGCGCCGTGCTCGATGTGTTCAGCGTCGAGCCGCTGCCAGCGAGTCATCCGTTCTGGGGCCATCCGAAGATCACGGTGCTGCCGCACACCGCGGCACAGACCGACCCGCGCAGCGCGGCCGAGGTGGTGAGGGCCAATCTGGCGGCGCTGCGCGAAGACCGGCCCTTGGCGCATCTGGTGGCGCGCCAGCGGGGCTACTGA
- a CDS encoding MaoC family dehydratase N-terminal domain-containing protein codes for MSNTTERTFPKITDSGLDDLRRRIGVKIGKTVEPWCYEATRDNIRHYAHGIGDDNPLWCDPDYAATTPHGGIIALPSFLFSTSRIVSGYVGGLPGVHAMWSGADWTWHKPIKRNDVISTEAYLKDLVEHQTRFAGRAIQQTYNVKFYNQSGDFIAEADSWCFRTERDHAREQGTKYKEVRAREPRRYTDEELAAAYQLYREESVRGATPRYWEDVTEGEALPVMFKGPMTVTGFIAYAQGWGGLYIRANKLAWKLHDEHPGTGIKNRFGIPDCPERVHWEEDFALEVGAPGAYDYGPERTSWMTHHLTNWMGDAGFLRKASCKIRRHNPEGDMLFIKGKVKRKFVEDGKHLVEIEQEARNQDDELSVLATGIVELPSRG; via the coding sequence ATGTCGAACACCACCGAAAGAACCTTCCCCAAGATCACCGACAGCGGTCTGGACGATCTGCGCCGACGCATAGGCGTCAAGATCGGCAAGACGGTCGAGCCCTGGTGCTACGAGGCCACGCGGGACAATATCCGCCACTATGCCCATGGCATCGGCGACGACAACCCGCTGTGGTGCGACCCCGACTACGCGGCCACGACGCCGCACGGCGGCATCATCGCCCTGCCCAGCTTCCTGTTCTCGACCAGCCGCATCGTCTCGGGCTATGTCGGCGGCCTGCCCGGCGTGCACGCAATGTGGTCGGGTGCGGACTGGACCTGGCACAAGCCGATCAAGCGCAACGATGTGATCTCGACCGAGGCTTATCTGAAGGATCTGGTCGAGCACCAGACCCGCTTCGCCGGCCGGGCCATCCAGCAGACCTACAACGTCAAGTTCTACAACCAGTCCGGCGACTTCATCGCCGAGGCCGACAGCTGGTGCTTCCGCACCGAGCGCGACCATGCCCGCGAGCAGGGCACCAAGTACAAGGAAGTGCGCGCCCGCGAGCCGCGCCGCTACACCGACGAGGAACTCGCCGCCGCCTACCAGCTGTACCGCGAAGAGTCGGTCCGTGGCGCCACGCCGCGCTACTGGGAAGACGTGACCGAGGGCGAAGCGCTGCCGGTGATGTTCAAGGGCCCGATGACGGTGACCGGCTTCATCGCCTATGCCCAGGGCTGGGGCGGCCTCTACATCCGCGCCAACAAGCTGGCCTGGAAGCTGCACGACGAGCACCCCGGCACCGGCATCAAGAACCGCTTCGGCATTCCCGACTGCCCCGAGCGCGTGCACTGGGAAGAAGACTTCGCCCTCGAGGTCGGCGCACCGGGCGCCTATGACTACGGTCCCGAGCGTACCTCGTGGATGACCCACCATCTGACCAACTGGATGGGCGACGCCGGCTTCCTGCGCAAGGCCAGCTGCAAGATCCGCCGCCACAACCCGGAGGGCGACATGCTCTTCATCAAGGGCAAGGTCAAGCGCAAGTTCGTCGAGGACGGCAAGCACCTGGTCGAGATCGAACAGGAGGCACGCAACCAGGACGACGAACTGTCGGTGCTGGCCACGGGCATCGTCGAGCTGCCGTCGCGGGGCTGA
- a CDS encoding CinA family protein — MDDLLHALATALRAGGKTMATAESCTGGMIAAACTSLAGSSLWFERGVVSYSNEAKAELLGVDMDLIKAHGAVSEPVARSMAGGLLARAPVDYTVAVTGIAGPDGGSADKPVGTVWLALAGRSGVQRAWREQFGGDRAQVREATVVSALQALLAQARLEAGS, encoded by the coding sequence ATGGATGACTTGTTGCATGCGCTGGCCACCGCCCTGCGCGCCGGGGGCAAGACGATGGCCACGGCCGAGTCATGCACCGGCGGCATGATTGCCGCGGCCTGCACCTCGCTGGCCGGGTCCAGCCTGTGGTTCGAGCGCGGCGTGGTCAGCTACAGCAACGAGGCCAAGGCCGAGTTGTTGGGGGTCGATATGGACCTGATCAAGGCCCACGGCGCCGTCAGCGAACCGGTCGCGCGGTCCATGGCCGGCGGCCTGCTGGCCCGGGCGCCGGTGGATTACACGGTGGCCGTCACCGGCATCGCCGGGCCCGACGGCGGCTCGGCCGACAAGCCGGTCGGCACGGTCTGGCTGGCGCTGGCCGGCAGGAGCGGCGTGCAGCGCGCCTGGCGCGAGCAGTTCGGCGGTGACCGCGCCCAGGTACGCGAGGCCACGGTGGTCAGCGCGCTGCAGGCGCTGCTGGCGCAGGCCCGGCTGGAGGCGGGCTCATGA
- a CDS encoding PQQ-binding-like beta-propeller repeat protein translates to MRIKEVGRRWAQRSVSGLALMGLLCSAALADANDNNWPSAGQNLSNTRYQNQSGGISVQTVGGLTQKWVFTTGGDVSATPAVDATRVYFPDWAGNLYAVDRKTGKEIWKVSLPAITGEARDKARATPAIAGEKLIIGTQGGRIAGGGQGGKLLALNKNTGALIWSTQLDTHYAAIITQSATVHGDRVFVGVASMEEALAGIVGFCCSFRGSQLALNVDTGAILWKTYVVPDGYTGGAIWGSSPAVDVRRGQVYIATGNNYSIPDSARSCVIAAGTDSNAVRACLAADNYFDAVLALDIKTGAIRWGTKALPADTWIAACIGFGDPSACPSPTGPDHDFGQAPALFSTQANGNAKSRELVGAGQKSGKYWALDPDTGAVQWVTQAGPGGTGGGLQWGSAVDGKRVYTANANSDLVPWPAPNGPTSGVWSAIDTGTGQLLWQTRPSGGGSTSGPVTTTNGVVFGCSLDRTNGYMYALDAATGTELWKFSSGGSCLSGAAISQGEVFWGSGYSNLFGAFGGPNNKLYGFSIR, encoded by the coding sequence ATGAGAATCAAAGAAGTCGGCCGACGCTGGGCGCAGCGCTCGGTGAGCGGACTGGCATTGATGGGCTTGTTGTGCTCCGCGGCACTTGCCGACGCCAATGACAACAACTGGCCATCGGCGGGACAGAATCTGAGCAACACCCGCTATCAGAACCAGAGTGGCGGAATCAGCGTGCAGACGGTGGGCGGACTGACCCAGAAATGGGTCTTCACCACCGGAGGTGATGTCTCGGCGACACCGGCGGTCGATGCCACCCGCGTCTACTTCCCGGACTGGGCAGGCAACCTCTATGCCGTCGATCGCAAGACCGGCAAGGAGATCTGGAAGGTCTCCCTGCCCGCCATCACCGGCGAGGCCAGGGACAAGGCCCGTGCCACACCGGCAATAGCCGGCGAGAAGCTGATCATCGGTACGCAGGGCGGGCGCATCGCCGGCGGCGGTCAGGGCGGCAAGCTGCTGGCCCTCAACAAGAACACCGGCGCGCTGATCTGGTCCACCCAGCTCGACACCCACTATGCGGCCATCATCACGCAGTCGGCCACCGTGCACGGCGACCGCGTCTTCGTTGGTGTCGCCTCGATGGAGGAGGCCTTGGCCGGCATCGTCGGCTTCTGCTGCAGCTTCCGTGGCAGCCAGCTGGCGCTGAATGTGGACACCGGGGCTATTCTCTGGAAAACCTATGTCGTCCCTGATGGCTATACCGGAGGAGCGATCTGGGGCAGTTCCCCGGCCGTCGATGTGCGTCGTGGGCAGGTCTATATCGCCACCGGCAACAACTACTCGATTCCGGACAGCGCACGGAGTTGCGTGATCGCCGCCGGCACCGACAGCAACGCCGTTCGCGCCTGCCTGGCGGCGGACAACTACTTCGATGCCGTGCTTGCGCTGGACATCAAGACCGGCGCCATACGCTGGGGTACCAAGGCCTTGCCTGCCGACACCTGGATCGCCGCGTGCATAGGCTTCGGCGACCCCAGCGCCTGTCCCAGCCCGACCGGGCCCGACCACGATTTCGGTCAGGCCCCAGCGCTGTTCAGCACGCAGGCGAACGGCAACGCCAAGTCGAGGGAGCTCGTCGGCGCCGGCCAGAAGAGCGGCAAGTACTGGGCGCTGGACCCGGACACCGGCGCGGTCCAGTGGGTGACCCAGGCCGGGCCCGGCGGTACAGGCGGTGGCTTGCAGTGGGGATCGGCGGTCGACGGCAAGCGCGTCTACACCGCCAATGCCAACAGCGACCTCGTACCCTGGCCGGCGCCCAACGGCCCGACCAGCGGCGTGTGGAGCGCCATCGACACCGGCACCGGTCAGCTGCTGTGGCAGACCCGCCCGTCCGGCGGCGGTAGCACTTCGGGTCCGGTGACGACGACCAACGGCGTCGTGTTCGGCTGCTCGCTGGACCGGACGAATGGTTATATGTACGCGCTGGACGCCGCCACCGGCACCGAACTGTGGAAGTTCTCCAGCGGCGGCTCCTGCCTGTCCGGCGCAGCGATCTCGCAAGGCGAGGTGTTCTGGGGCTCAGGCTACAGCAACCTGTTCGGCGCCTTCGGCGGCCCCAACAACAAGCTGTACGGTTTCTCGATACGCTAG
- a CDS encoding CaiB/BaiF CoA-transferase family protein yields MSDSAATPSTGALAGIRVIDLSRVLAGPLCTQMLADQGADVIKVEPPAGDETRTLGPPFNEAGDAAYFTAVNRGKRAMALDLSHPDGQATLLQLLETADVLVENFIPGTMARWGLDFDAVLKQRFPRLIYCSISGFGADGPLGGLPGYDAVMQAMCGLMSINGDPASGPTRIGVPIVDHLTGYTAMSGILLALFHRERSGLGQRVEATLFDSALSLLVPHAANWMQSDRTPELLGSAHPNIAPYDKFACRDGAVFLGILNDRQFRRFCEHLGLLQLSADARFATNSQRLQHRDALRTEIEAALAPLSREAVCQELMRQGVPVGPVNTVPEAFQQAHVEHRQMRVARDGYRGVGVPTRLSSTPGQAACSPPGYGQHTDEVLQELGLSEHRIAELRASGVLPRRPGS; encoded by the coding sequence ATGTCTGACTCAGCAGCAACGCCCTCCACCGGTGCCCTCGCGGGCATCCGGGTGATTGACCTGTCCCGGGTGCTGGCCGGGCCCCTGTGCACCCAGATGCTGGCCGATCAGGGGGCCGACGTGATCAAGGTCGAGCCGCCCGCCGGCGACGAGACCCGCACGCTGGGCCCGCCGTTCAACGAGGCCGGCGACGCGGCCTACTTCACCGCCGTCAACCGCGGCAAGCGCGCGATGGCGCTGGACCTTTCACATCCCGACGGCCAGGCGACCTTGCTCCAGCTGCTGGAGACGGCCGATGTGCTGGTGGAGAACTTCATCCCCGGCACCATGGCCCGCTGGGGCCTGGACTTCGATGCGGTGCTCAAGCAGCGCTTCCCGCGGCTGATCTACTGTTCGATATCAGGCTTTGGTGCGGACGGCCCGCTGGGCGGCCTGCCGGGCTACGACGCCGTGATGCAGGCGATGTGCGGGCTGATGAGCATCAACGGCGATCCGGCCTCGGGGCCGACGCGCATCGGCGTGCCCATCGTCGATCACCTCACCGGCTATACCGCCATGAGCGGCATCTTGCTGGCGCTGTTCCATCGCGAGCGCAGCGGCCTGGGCCAGCGCGTCGAGGCCACGCTGTTCGACTCGGCGCTGAGCCTGCTGGTGCCCCATGCCGCGAACTGGATGCAGTCGGATCGCACGCCCGAGCTGCTGGGCAGCGCGCACCCGAATATCGCGCCCTACGACAAGTTCGCCTGCCGCGACGGCGCGGTCTTTCTGGGCATCCTCAACGACCGGCAGTTCCGGCGCTTCTGCGAACACCTCGGCCTGCTTCAGCTGTCCGCCGATGCGCGCTTTGCGACCAACAGCCAGCGCCTGCAGCACCGCGACGCGCTGCGCACCGAGATCGAGGCGGCGCTGGCACCGCTGTCACGCGAGGCGGTGTGCCAGGAGCTGATGCGCCAGGGCGTGCCGGTGGGCCCGGTGAACACGGTGCCGGAGGCCTTCCAGCAGGCCCATGTCGAGCACCGCCAGATGCGCGTGGCGCGCGATGGCTACCGAGGCGTCGGCGTGCCGACCCGGCTGTCATCCACGCCCGGCCAGGCGGCCTGCTCGCCACCCGGCTACGGGCAGCACACCGACGAGGTGCTGCAGGAGCTGGGCCTGAGCGAGCACCGCATCGCGGAATTGCGCGCCAGCGGCGTGCTGCCGCGCCGGCCGGGCAGCTAG
- a CDS encoding PaaI family thioesterase, which produces MEVTTPETLSAKGWRQRTLPGFAGLVGPLWTRKEEHSWAYGLLATQDHLNPANVVHGGLLTTLIDHALSAIAWEALERRACVTVQLDTHFLSAAREGQFLEARGRVVKATGSLVFMQGRVSVDGVELITASSLLKVMAAPSALGSSSR; this is translated from the coding sequence ATGGAAGTCACCACACCCGAAACCCTGAGCGCCAAAGGCTGGCGCCAGCGCACGCTGCCGGGCTTCGCCGGCCTGGTCGGCCCGCTGTGGACACGCAAGGAAGAGCACAGCTGGGCCTACGGCCTGCTCGCCACCCAGGACCATCTGAACCCGGCGAACGTCGTCCACGGCGGCCTGCTGACAACGCTGATCGACCACGCCCTCAGCGCCATCGCCTGGGAGGCACTCGAGCGCCGCGCCTGCGTGACCGTTCAGCTGGACACGCACTTTCTGTCCGCGGCGCGCGAGGGCCAGTTTCTTGAGGCTCGCGGCCGGGTGGTCAAGGCGACGGGCAGCCTGGTGTTCATGCAGGGGCGGGTGAGCGTGGATGGCGTGGAGCTCATCACCGCCAGCTCGCTGCTCAAGGTGATGGCTGCACCGTCGGCCCTCGGTTCGTCGTCGCGCTAG
- the thiL gene encoding thiamine-phosphate kinase, with protein sequence MGEFDLIKRFFTRPSTQVLGIGDDCALLVPTAGLQWAVSSDMLVEGRHFLSTVAPERLGHKALAVNLSDLAACGATPRAFTLALALPRIDEAFLEGFARGLFALADEHGIELVGGDTTAGPLNLCITVFGEVSPGQALLRSGARAGDDIYVSGSLGDARLALEVFRGTLSLPGEGFEQVRRAMELPQPRVALGQALRGLASSAVDVSDGMLGDLGHILQRSGVGATVQADSLPRSAWLQTLPPELQRQFGLAGGDDYELVFTAPESAREAIQAAAAGASVAVTRIGRIDAEPSLRLIDAQGQPLPNSYGSFDHFKS encoded by the coding sequence ATGGGTGAATTCGATCTGATCAAGCGCTTCTTCACGCGACCCAGCACCCAGGTGCTGGGCATTGGCGATGATTGCGCGCTGCTGGTGCCGACGGCCGGCCTGCAATGGGCCGTCTCCAGTGACATGCTGGTCGAGGGCCGGCACTTCCTCAGCACGGTGGCGCCGGAGCGCCTGGGCCACAAGGCGCTGGCGGTGAACCTCAGCGACCTGGCCGCCTGCGGCGCCACGCCGCGTGCCTTCACCCTGGCGCTGGCCCTGCCGCGCATCGACGAGGCTTTTCTGGAAGGCTTTGCGCGCGGTCTGTTCGCGCTGGCCGATGAGCACGGTATCGAGCTGGTCGGCGGTGACACAACGGCCGGGCCCTTGAATCTCTGCATTACCGTGTTCGGTGAGGTGTCGCCCGGCCAGGCCTTGCTGCGCAGTGGCGCGCGGGCCGGTGACGATATCTATGTCAGCGGCAGCCTGGGCGATGCGCGGCTGGCGCTGGAAGTGTTTCGCGGCACGCTGAGCCTGCCCGGTGAAGGCTTCGAGCAGGTGCGGCGGGCGATGGAGCTGCCGCAGCCGCGGGTGGCGCTGGGCCAGGCGCTTCGGGGGCTGGCCAGCAGCGCCGTCGATGTGTCGGACGGCATGCTGGGCGATCTGGGCCACATCCTGCAGCGCTCGGGTGTGGGCGCCACGGTGCAGGCCGACAGCCTGCCGCGCAGCGCCTGGCTGCAGACCCTGCCGCCTGAGCTGCAACGCCAGTTCGGCCTGGCCGGCGGTGATGACTACGAGCTGGTGTTCACCGCGCCAGAGTCGGCTCGCGAGGCGATCCAGGCCGCCGCGGCCGGCGCCAGTGTGGCCGTGACCCGCATCGGCCGCATCGATGCCGAACCCTCGCTCAGGCTGATCGACGCCCAGGGCCAGCCCTTGCCGAACAGCTACGGCTCCTTCGACCACTTCAAGTCATGA
- a CDS encoding IclR family transcriptional regulator — protein sequence MAPSTAKAPEVAAGPRVRPVPAVTRAIAILRLLGRSEGPQTLKSISQELGMVTSTCLHILRVLVEEGLVKVDAGTKRYGLGVGMLALARSVIESSPFPALVQPVLDRLASAWNITAIGVEVTGIDHMVVLALSRSSAPFSLHVDVGSRFPALLSATGRLVAAFTELPDEEVERRFKALRWDQPPDLEAWKKDVETVRRKGFSIDRGNYISGIAVIAVPVFDARGRMTHSLVAAGVADLLGGSKSAALAKDLQAEAQALSQLMASKG from the coding sequence ATGGCCCCGTCCACTGCCAAAGCGCCGGAAGTCGCCGCCGGCCCCCGCGTGCGCCCTGTTCCCGCCGTGACCCGCGCGATCGCCATCCTGCGATTGCTGGGGCGCAGCGAAGGGCCGCAGACGCTGAAGTCGATCTCGCAGGAGTTGGGCATGGTGACCAGCACCTGCCTGCATATCCTGCGGGTGCTGGTCGAGGAGGGCCTGGTCAAGGTCGACGCTGGCACCAAGCGTTATGGCCTGGGCGTGGGCATGCTGGCGCTGGCCCGCAGCGTGATCGAGAGCAGCCCGTTCCCGGCCCTGGTGCAACCGGTGCTGGACCGGCTGGCCAGCGCCTGGAACATCACCGCCATCGGCGTCGAGGTCACCGGCATCGATCACATGGTGGTGCTGGCGCTGTCTCGCTCAAGTGCGCCGTTCAGCCTGCACGTCGATGTCGGCAGCCGCTTCCCGGCCTTGCTCAGCGCCACCGGCCGGCTGGTGGCCGCCTTCACCGAGCTGCCTGACGAAGAAGTTGAGCGTCGCTTCAAGGCCTTGCGCTGGGATCAGCCGCCGGACCTCGAGGCCTGGAAGAAGGACGTGGAGACGGTGCGCCGCAAGGGCTTCAGCATCGACCGCGGCAACTACATCAGCGGCATCGCCGTGATCGCCGTGCCGGTGTTCGACGCGCGGGGCCGGATGACCCATTCGCTGGTCGCCGCCGGCGTTGCCGATCTGCTGGGCGGCAGCAAGAGCGCCGCCCTTGCCAAGGACCTGCAGGCCGAGGCGCAGGCGCTGTCACAGCTGATGGCAAGCAAGGGTTGA
- a CDS encoding acyl-CoA synthetase, translated as MTKLTEYTSYADAQAHCSTEKLWELFDGNREQMNIAHECIDRHVDGDRTAIILVQASGADQLLSFRQISEESSRFAHYLVERGIQPGDRVAVMLEPSREFYVAMFGAMKMGAIAVPLFTLFGPDGIRLRVQDCKPSILVTNAEKAPLVANTPELRLLVADSSFMDSLAGFPSEFTPRTRGDDLAIFQYTSGTTRELPDAVKHTHRSLVTLMLAALYGTGVRPGDRYMCPSSPAWGHGLWHGTLAPLAMGVTIGAYAGKFNAERLLKALQDHKFTNISAAATHYRMMRNSGVAANYRYFLEKVSFTGEPIDSETADFVEATFGRPVCSMYGTTEIGVCLVNYPGAADFAVRAGSLGKPIPGLKVEVQDANGAPCAPGLTGELKLWRRGEWLATKDLGRVDADGYLYHGGRADDVIISAGWTIGAVEVEDAILKHPDVTEAAVIGVPDPLRGQVVKAFVVSPRRGDDAFVQEIQDGVRTRLAQHEYPRQVVFVAELPKTPAGKIHRRKLREQELANTPAASAVH; from the coding sequence ATGACCAAGCTGACCGAGTACACGTCCTACGCAGACGCCCAGGCGCACTGCAGCACGGAGAAGCTGTGGGAGCTGTTCGATGGCAATCGCGAGCAGATGAACATCGCCCACGAGTGCATTGACCGCCATGTCGACGGCGACCGCACGGCCATCATCCTGGTGCAGGCCAGCGGTGCCGATCAGTTGCTCAGCTTCCGCCAGATCTCGGAAGAGTCGTCCCGCTTCGCCCACTACCTGGTCGAGCGAGGCATCCAGCCCGGCGACCGGGTGGCGGTGATGCTGGAGCCCTCACGCGAGTTCTACGTCGCCATGTTCGGCGCCATGAAGATGGGGGCGATTGCGGTGCCCCTGTTCACGCTGTTCGGCCCCGACGGCATCCGCCTGCGCGTGCAGGACTGCAAACCGAGCATCCTGGTCACCAATGCCGAGAAGGCGCCGCTGGTCGCCAACACGCCGGAGCTGCGGCTGCTGGTGGCCGACAGCAGCTTCATGGATTCGCTGGCCGGCTTCCCATCCGAGTTCACGCCGCGGACGCGCGGCGATGACCTGGCGATCTTCCAGTACACCTCGGGCACCACCCGCGAGCTGCCCGATGCCGTCAAGCACACGCATCGCTCGCTGGTCACCCTGATGCTGGCCGCCCTCTACGGCACCGGCGTGCGGCCGGGCGATCGATACATGTGCCCCTCGTCGCCGGCCTGGGGCCACGGCCTGTGGCACGGCACCCTGGCACCGCTGGCCATGGGCGTGACGATTGGCGCCTATGCCGGCAAGTTCAATGCCGAGCGGCTGCTGAAGGCGCTGCAGGACCATAAGTTCACCAATATCTCGGCGGCGGCCACCCACTACCGCATGATGCGCAACTCGGGCGTCGCCGCCAACTACCGCTACTTTTTGGAGAAGGTGTCCTTCACCGGCGAGCCTATCGACAGCGAGACCGCCGACTTCGTCGAGGCCACCTTTGGCCGGCCCGTCTGCAGCATGTATGGCACGACCGAGATCGGCGTCTGCCTGGTGAACTATCCCGGCGCCGCTGACTTCGCGGTGCGAGCGGGCTCGCTGGGCAAGCCGATACCCGGCCTGAAAGTCGAGGTACAGGATGCCAACGGCGCCCCCTGCGCCCCGGGCTTGACCGGCGAGCTCAAGCTCTGGCGCCGCGGCGAATGGCTGGCGACCAAGGACCTGGGCCGCGTCGATGCCGACGGCTATCTCTATCACGGCGGCCGGGCCGATGACGTGATCATCTCGGCCGGCTGGACCATTGGCGCGGTCGAGGTCGAGGACGCCATCCTCAAGCATCCCGATGTGACCGAGGCCGCCGTGATCGGCGTGCCCGACCCGCTGCGCGGCCAGGTCGTCAAGGCCTTTGTCGTCTCGCCCCGCCGCGGCGACGACGCCTTCGTCCAGGAAATCCAGGACGGCGTACGCACCCGCCTGGCCCAGCACGAGTACCCCCGCCAGGTGGTGTTCGTGGCCGAACTGCCGAAGACGCCGGCCGGCAAGATTCACCGAAGAAAACTGCGGGAACAAGAGCTCGCCAACACCCCAGCGGCGTCAGCCGTCCATTGA
- a CDS encoding phosphatidylglycerophosphatase A, translated as MNSPVEDATLTGAPRRATGRFMLGHPAHWIALGFGSGLSPKAPGTVGTLWAWVAFLVLDRWLSESQWGWVLAVGTLVGWWACTVTARNLRTPDPGAIVWDEVLAFWLVLWLCMPMGFWGQVIAFGLFRFFDAAKPGPVGWADRLFKGRPGVPPGWAQGFGIIFDDLVAALCTLLVIALWRAFDG; from the coding sequence ATGAACAGCCCGGTCGAAGACGCCACCCTGACCGGCGCCCCGCGCCGCGCCACCGGCCGCTTCATGCTGGGCCATCCGGCGCACTGGATCGCGCTGGGCTTTGGCAGCGGCCTGTCGCCAAAGGCGCCGGGCACCGTGGGCACGTTGTGGGCCTGGGTCGCCTTTCTGGTGCTGGACCGCTGGCTCAGCGAGTCGCAATGGGGCTGGGTGCTGGCCGTCGGCACCCTGGTCGGTTGGTGGGCCTGCACGGTGACGGCGCGGAATCTGCGCACACCCGACCCGGGCGCTATCGTCTGGGACGAGGTGCTGGCCTTCTGGCTGGTGCTCTGGCTGTGCATGCCCATGGGCTTCTGGGGCCAGGTCATCGCCTTCGGTCTGTTCCGCTTCTTCGATGCCGCCAAGCCCGGACCGGTGGGCTGGGCCGACCGGCTGTTCAAGGGCCGGCCCGGTGTGCCGCCCGGCTGGGCCCAGGGCTTCGGCATCATTTTTGACGATCTGGTGGCGGCGCTGTGCACGCTGCTGGTGATTGCCTTGTGGAGAGCTTTTGATGGATGA